The Vigna unguiculata cultivar IT97K-499-35 chromosome 1, ASM411807v1, whole genome shotgun sequence nucleotide sequence ACCTAAATTATACTCCTAATAGAATGCCTTTGAATGTTCATTTGTGTTAAGAATCAATAGAAGATGAGTTACCCTCCACTCAAGAAGAGGCGGCCAACAGTAGCAATGACTAGCCGGGATCGAAGGCCAGGGTGGATGAAATACACAATTTGAAGCCTGTCCTTGAAATCAGAAGGAAGCTCTTCATAAATCCACCTTAAGATCGTTATACCAGGGGAATTATCCTCTTTCTGAACGCTGGTGTGCATGTAAACAATACAGAATGGCTCATCCGGCAACTCGCTGCAGATCTTGTGAAACACATATCTCTTCAGTCTCTCTGCATTTACAACAGTTGCTGCACACCATTTAAAAGCACTTCAGTACCAAATCAATGGAATAGAAGTAATACAAATTTCAAAACAGCTTCGCCAAAAGATACAATAGGAATTTACATCGCTAGagctttaatttatttattttttcttgaaagcAACGTATCTCCAAAGCCAGAAACCATGAAACCAGTCCCAAAGAGAGTAGAGTACACATTAAGGTGCAACTCCTCTCTTCACACGTGCTGCTCTATTCACACAGTTAGGAATCAAACCCCTCTAATATGCTTAAAGGCCTAAGCTACTACCACTTGAGCCACCCTTTGTGAGTCCAAGAcctttaattcaattattaactTTCTTTCTCATCtccatttttttctcattgttTGTGAAAGAGTTGTTTCTTATCCTCGTAGACAGAGCCAGACAACCTCACAGCAGAGCAAACGTCAGAAATACATAAATAGAAGATCAAACGAAAACAATATTGAAATTTACATGtaaaagaagaacaaataagaagGTGGAATAACCGGGTTATTGCATAACAGACCGCGAATTCTTGACTCTATAATTCAAGTGTTGAATCCCAGTGTTTTTCGGAAAAATTACAGAAACTAGTTTGACTAGCATCTACACGTAACACGTCGAATCTTACTGGTGAAACAAACTATAACCAAAAGAGACCTAATATCCTAACACAAAACACAGCTTAACCCCCGAATAAACCCTAAAATATAAAACCacgttaattaattaattaagttcaGTTGATTGAGGAAACAGTAAAATACCGGGGAAGTACTTGCCGACGATGCGGAGAATGCGATTGGAATTTTTGTCGGTGCCTTGGAGGAGGAGGAATTGCAACTGATCGAGATCGGAGAAATCTTCATCGGGGAAGAGATATTGAGAACAGTCATGCCAATTCTCTTCTTCTTGTTGCTGTTGATGTTCAAGGAAGGGTCGTGCGTCGATGCCGAGGTCCGACGCCAAAACCACCACCGAGAAATCCTCCGACGATTCACCCATGGCCGCCCCTAATCCGTGAGGATTGGCTATTGGTTGTGTGTTTCTTTACTAATAGAATTTGTCTACTCTTCAATATTTGATtggaaacaaaattgaaaaaaataaatatacaaagaaTTAATGgaattacttttttcttctgtttgaTATACACTGTGTAAACACTGATTTAGGGTTATCAGAAGAAAAATGAAGCACTGATTTACTTAATGGGTAGAGATGGATATCACAGAGTTAAGTTTTACTCAAAGTAAATtgtgttcaaaattttcatgtcaatttttttaaattcgtgccgaaaatacattttcttaaacttttctaagattacaaatttattttggtAACTAGTAAAAATACGTTTTAATGTATGtctgtttttttaaaataattaatttaattaaaacattgaatttaattaaataacaatttaaactaaactataaaatgataaaaaagtattttaatttaaaaataattaaatttaaactaacaattatttaaaaagtaaataattgaAAGGGATGcaattagggatgacaattGGTCGGGTCGAGTACAGATAGTGCTTACTCGCAATCCGACCcgcaaaaaaaatatttgttcgtTATCCGTTCCTTTACCCGTcgggtatccgcttaaaaactacccgcaaatatttttaaaatctacagatacccgtggatacccgataccggcaaatatttaaaaaaatatatatattttataaattttttaatataaaattataaaaataaaatataaattaaattaaattttaattataattataattaaatttgatataaataaaatatactgttaattttaattttaattaaatttaacttaataaaatataaattaaattttaattttaattttttgcgggtaacggatacccgcgggtacggatagtaaGATACCCGCACCCGACtcgtttataagcgggtattaaaatgCCCCCTACCCGCGGATAATAAATACTCACGGGTACTAACTTTCCGTCGCGGATTTTATCTGCGAATATCCGCAGGCACgggtatttttgtcatccctagatGCAACCTTATTTGAATCCTTGAGTCACTACACACTACTTTATCATCGAAAGGGATTTCTCCATAAAATTCTCACACCAAGTCCACATGTTATCTCATAATAATCATCATCTAATGTTAAACACATCAAATACAGTCCCAAAATACCTCATCATACATGCACAACATTGTACAACATACTCTTGAGAAGAAGTGAAACAACCAATCATGGAAGGAATCAAGCAATTAGTCCCTTGCACTAGTCTCCTTCAAGCTAGAAACCTTCACTTAAGTGACATAAGTTCTCTTGCTTAAGCTAGccattttcgcctaggcgagagctcgaacaGTGTGCACGATGAGGCTTTGCGAGTTCCCGCTTAAGTGAGaccttctcgcctaagcaaaaTTGCTCTTTGTTCAAAATTAAAGCTCCTCGCCGCCTAAGCAATCACTCCAACTGAGACAAGGGTGAGTTTCTGTTACTCTCGcagcgagagctgctcgcttgGGTAAGAACAATAGGTTTCTCACCTACTCAAGCATGCAAATACATAACACAAACAACACAACACCTAACACATTTTCATACAACACGAACATCAAACAgacattaaaaatatgattCAGAAACCATAAAACATGCAATACTCTTAAAAAGCTTTGAACCCTAGCTTTCCTTACCTCAAAACTGAAAGCAAATTTGCAGAGAAAGAGCCTAAACGAAAGGAGCACCACAACTCCATAAACAAACTAAAGATCTGCAAAGTATGAGCACAGTGACAAGAATGAGGCTCTAAGGAAGAACTCAAGATAGAACCAACCTAACCGAACcagaaaagaaggaaaagacGAAGGTTTGATGTTCAACTTGGAGGATTGAATTGTTCAGTTTAATATGTGGAGTACGAAGTAGGATTCCAAATTCAGCTTCTATTTCACGAAAGGTTTTCAACAGAGttagaaggaagaagaagaatggtATTTGAGAGAGAATAgttgagagaaaagagagagtgGAAAAATGAAGAGGTTtctgaaagaaaacaaatggaCTGATTGGACctctttaattttaaactagtccaaaatcataaaataaaagtgagtcttatatttagtaatatataaattagatttaatgtgtgatttgaaaaaaataattttttatttgaataaaattattattaaacatatattgattaattacaattttatcatatttttttataaaattaaattaaaattattattacaatttactgaaattatgaattatatttacgattcttattttattccttgtttaaattattaattagtatttgaaattattattattagtataattaatatttaataatggaaaatagttttaatctagttttatttgaattaatatttagatatataagtttaatctataaaatattattaattttaatccagttttatttaaataaaattattattaaatacataCTTGTATCGTCCCAACCATCTGATCTAAAGATTGATAAGACGTTCAAAGCcgacatttttcaattttgtatgaAAACTAGTCCTTCTACCCGTGCAACGCACgggttttttttatatgtaataattgTGGTCATAGCAATGGGTTTTTGGAGATTTAATAATCTATATGATGATAatctaatgttttaaaaagatgTTGACGTTTATCAATGGAATAGATCAATTTAGAATGTAATTAAAGTTGTATGTCTCGTTAAGATATGATTTCATTGAATATTGTCGTCAAGCAAATAAAAGGACGACTTAAAAGAGAATACGGTTggattatttaagttaataacgtgaaaaaataaaaagaaatatatatcaatagtacaattaaatattttatgaaatgacGGATGCTTAAAGCAGAAGAAATGTCGTGGAAGGTGGAAGATAAAGAAACATAATGAAGCGTGCATCacaatttattcaattaattgtgaatataaaaatgaaaaaaaaggacGACTTAAAAGAGAATAgggttgaaataataaaaataatttaaaataaaaaaaattacaattacaaatttaaaatttgtgaacTGTTATTTTGAATACACAGAGAATACAaagagtttttaaaaattataagaagaagtcgaaataaattaaaaataataacaaattacaaCATGAAAAAAGCTGACATCTATGTCTGGcgttcaaaacaaaaatgatgaaCATAAGAAACGTTATTTTGCGGTTTAAAAAACATGTTTGTGTTTTAATCTTCAtttcaagaattaaaaaaaatgaaacttaacATGAAGCAATATCGAGATAAGAAGAACAGAAGAATATGATCTGCAGAAAGATCagaaaaatagataaagaaTCGCCATACTCGATTTTTTGGTGGTTAAAAAAGATGTatgtggttgtactcttcatttcaacctTGTATATACCTGGAAAAGAAGATGAACAAAACAAACCATGAGATCTTTGCAAAAAACATAGGGAACCATAACAGTTGGGTTGagaaaccaaaataaataaaaggtttcgacaaaaacaaataaatgtgAAGAGAAGCGAGTCTTGATGTTGAACGTGTTTGTAGTGTTCATGTTGAACACAAAACCATTCAAGGAAGATGatgaagagaagaagaacagATGAAATGTAAGAAAGATATAAATAGCCTCGCCAGACTCGAGTTTTTGCTGCTTTAAACAGAAGATTGTGCTTGTACTCTTCATTTGAAGGATTTAAACACTGAAAAATAAGATGAAGCAAAGAACCAATAGATATTTGAaagaaacataaagaaaaataccatTTAGGTtcagaaacaaaaaagttaagaGATGAACAACAGAA carries:
- the LOC114194787 gene encoding ganglioside-induced differentiation-associated protein 2-like — protein: MGESSEDFSVVVLASDLGIDARPFLEHQQQQEEENWHDCSQYLFPDEDFSDLDQLQFLLLQGTDKNSNRILRIVGKYFPATVVNAERLKRYVFHKICSELPDEPFCIVYMHTSVQKEDNSPGITILRWIYEELPSDFKDRLQIVYFIHPGLRSRLVIATVGRLFLSGGLYWKIKYVSRLQYLWDDIKKGEIEIPDFVKSHDDILEHRPLTDYGIEPDPFHLTGIPSSTYSFGKYEERWAGRGYVS